One stretch of Vulpes lagopus strain Blue_001 chromosome X, ASM1834538v1, whole genome shotgun sequence DNA includes these proteins:
- the LOC121482638 gene encoding NF-kappa-B-activating protein-like, giving the protein MACVLCYLPDIRGCLLLLKQQGGCAAGFWEPRQLRFSQARERVPCFCGSDGPPCPGLQSGDRGLGFGGGEALQFFPEERGAQRVRPVPAGPLLSPAQLSRRWGGLAPGSPHRSCRSVRGLALQGPPCAPRGTPSPRPRPRCPRAPASSRRRGLASRTRREGSIDEHTPGEYDEPKKSSTSASTSEEEKKKKSGHSKEKSKKRRKKKSSRRKHKKYSNDSDSDSDLTQTPGDEML; this is encoded by the exons ATGGCCTGCGTGCTCTGCTACCTGCCAGATATCAGGGGCTGCCTCCTGCTTCTCAAACAGCAA GGAGGTTGCGCAGCGGGCTTCTGGGAGCCAAGGCAACTGAGATTTTCCCAGGCTCGTGAGCGTGTTCCCTGCTTCTGCGGCAGCGATGGCCCCCCCTGTCCCGGTCTGCAGTCCGGAGACAGAGGCCTCGGGTTCGGGGGTGGGGAAGCGTTGCAGTTCTTTCCGGAAGAGCGCGGAGCGCAGCGGGTCCGCCCAGTCCCCGCGGGCCCGCTGCTGTCCCCCGCGCAGCTGAGCCGTCGGTGGGGCGGCCTCGCTCCAGGCTCCCCACACCGGTCCTGCCGATCCGTCCGCGGCCTCGCTCTCCAGGGCCCGCCCTGCGCACCGCGGGGCACGCCCTCGCCTCGGCCCCGGCCGCGGTGCCCGCGCGCGCCTGCGAGTTCGCGACGGCGGGGCCTGGCCTCCAGGACgaggagagaggggag CATTGATGAGCACACACCAGGAGAATATGATGAGCCAAAGAAAAGCAGCACTTCAGCTTCTACTTCagaag aagaaaagaagaagaagtctgGTCATTCGAAAGAAAAGtccaagaaaaggagaaagaaaaaatcctctagaagaaaacacaagaagtATTCCAATGACAGCGACAGTGACTCTGACTTGACACAGACTCCAGGG